Proteins encoded in a region of the Stieleria neptunia genome:
- a CDS encoding sigma 54-interacting transcriptional regulator — protein sequence MPKLLSEPHRFWQHLVDEGPEEPPGFSSIGDTEGITADVRVVAATSRDLRREVQDGNFREDLLRRAMDQAHGVKAKAAELLGMKHYQTLDAQLKRLGVK from the coding sequence GTGCCAAAGCTCCTTAGTGAGCCGCACCGGTTCTGGCAGCACCTCGTTGACGAGGGTCCCGAAGAACCACCTGGTTTTTCATCGATTGGCGACACCGAGGGCATAACTGCGGACGTCCGTGTCGTGGCGGCGACCAGTCGCGACCTTCGTAGAGAAGTCCAAGACGGCAACTTTCGTGAAGATCTACTGCGACGGGCGATGGACCAAGCACATGGGGTGAAAGCAAAAGCCGCCGAGTTGCTCGGCATGAAGCACTATCAAACCCTCGATGCCCAGCTGAAACGACTTGGCGTGAAATGA
- a CDS encoding TROVE domain-containing protein gives MVNKSLFSSITSVLPRATTVNEAGGPAYKFPAKHALAQLAATGTFGNVFYASAKDQLEQLRKLIDEVNDNEYLAKLAVYSRERAYMKDMPAALLVTLSTRDTTLMHKIFDRVADNGRVLRTVFQMVRSGQFGRKGLSSSLQRAFQRWLNEASTGKLLSASIGNDPSLRDVLRMARPTPQDDARRALFGWLTDKEVDKWAPATEADLPSAVQSLNAFRAADTAEAQALIAGDLQVRWDLLADTAKGPLVWKAIARQMGPQALRMNLNTLLRHDVFKNGNKPDNTMIDYVAGRIADPEAIRRSRQFPYQFLAAYLNAAEEVPHKIKSALHDAAEIACGNIPQLPAPVVIGLDTSGSMGCSVTGWQAQSRSSRGRASKMRCVDVAALFAAAILRRNPDSVVVPFDTRAYNLYGSGAKIDPSDSILSLSARLSKYGGGGTDVSLPLVEANKRYAKRAFAGIVLVSDNESWINSGRRYGYGQNGSTGVMTQWEKFKKTQRGHGIADPKLVCIDIAPYGNTQAPDRQDILNIGGFSDAVFNVVSSFLSADKNRFVREVESIEL, from the coding sequence TTTCAAGCATCACTAGCGTTCTACCACGAGCAACCACCGTCAACGAAGCTGGCGGTCCAGCGTACAAGTTCCCGGCGAAGCATGCGCTTGCGCAATTGGCGGCTACCGGTACGTTCGGCAACGTGTTCTATGCGTCCGCAAAGGATCAACTCGAGCAGCTGCGCAAGCTGATCGACGAAGTCAACGACAACGAGTACCTGGCGAAGCTGGCGGTCTACTCGCGTGAGCGAGCGTACATGAAGGACATGCCGGCGGCGCTACTGGTCACTTTGTCGACTCGCGACACCACGTTGATGCACAAGATCTTTGACCGAGTTGCCGACAACGGCCGCGTTCTGCGCACGGTGTTCCAGATGGTTCGCTCGGGCCAGTTCGGTCGCAAGGGTCTGTCGTCTTCGCTTCAGCGTGCGTTCCAGCGCTGGCTGAACGAGGCTTCGACGGGCAAGTTGCTCTCAGCTTCGATCGGTAACGATCCGAGCCTGCGCGACGTCCTGCGAATGGCACGTCCGACGCCGCAGGATGACGCTCGGCGAGCGTTGTTCGGATGGCTGACCGACAAGGAAGTCGACAAGTGGGCTCCGGCAACGGAAGCTGACTTGCCGTCAGCGGTTCAGTCGTTGAACGCGTTCCGCGCAGCCGACACGGCTGAGGCTCAAGCGTTAATTGCAGGTGACCTGCAAGTTCGATGGGACCTGTTGGCCGACACGGCCAAGGGTCCGCTCGTCTGGAAGGCAATCGCCCGACAGATGGGGCCGCAGGCTCTGCGCATGAACCTGAACACGCTGTTGCGTCATGACGTTTTCAAGAATGGTAACAAGCCTGACAACACGATGATCGATTACGTTGCCGGCCGCATCGCGGACCCGGAAGCGATCCGTCGTTCACGTCAGTTCCCGTACCAGTTCTTGGCGGCGTACCTGAACGCAGCGGAGGAAGTTCCACACAAGATCAAGTCTGCGCTGCATGACGCGGCGGAGATCGCGTGTGGCAACATCCCGCAGTTGCCGGCGCCGGTCGTCATCGGCCTGGACACGTCTGGATCGATGGGATGCTCGGTGACCGGATGGCAGGCTCAGAGTCGATCATCCAGGGGCCGCGCATCGAAGATGCGTTGCGTTGACGTCGCCGCGTTGTTCGCCGCAGCGATCCTGCGTCGCAACCCGGACAGCGTCGTCGTTCCGTTCGATACGCGTGCTTACAACCTGTATGGAAGTGGCGCAAAGATCGATCCCTCGGATTCGATTCTGAGCCTGTCGGCACGACTGTCGAAGTACGGCGGCGGTGGAACGGATGTCTCGTTGCCGTTGGTCGAAGCGAACAAGCGTTACGCAAAGCGTGCGTTTGCTGGAATCGTCCTGGTCAGCGACAACGAAAGCTGGATCAACTCGGGACGACGTTACGGCTACGGCCAAAACGGTTCAACCGGTGTGATGACGCAGTGGGAGAAGTTCAAGAAGACTCAGCGTGGACACGGCATCGCCGATCCGAAGCTAGTCTGCATCGACATCGCCCCCTACGGCAACACGCAAGCACCCGATCGCCAGGACATCCTGAACATCGGAGGCTTCAGCGACGCCGTCTTCAACGTGGTCTCATCGTTCCTGTCAGCCGACAAGAACCGATTCGTCCGAGAGGTCGAATCAATCGAACTGTAA
- a CDS encoding sigma-70 family RNA polymerase sigma factor: MNEDQKRVKFTQCWLEAEPAVSAYVFASISQFHDAEDVVQRIAQELARRFDEYDSGRPFVGWALWIAKSRVIDFYRTQGQSRVVFSDELLGQLADTIAQQADGRSQRREALESCLDELPPRSRRLLDLRYVGERSAAEIAREMGSTSGSVRVLLTRARTALASCIARRLAVENR; this comes from the coding sequence ATGAACGAAGACCAAAAACGGGTAAAATTCACACAATGCTGGCTTGAGGCTGAGCCGGCCGTATCGGCGTATGTGTTCGCCTCCATTTCTCAGTTTCACGATGCCGAAGACGTCGTTCAGCGGATCGCCCAGGAACTGGCTCGTCGGTTTGACGAGTATGACTCGGGACGGCCGTTCGTCGGCTGGGCACTATGGATTGCCAAATCTCGAGTGATTGATTTCTACCGCACTCAGGGGCAATCGAGGGTTGTTTTTTCCGATGAATTGCTCGGCCAACTTGCTGACACAATCGCCCAGCAGGCTGATGGTCGTAGCCAACGTCGCGAAGCACTGGAGTCGTGTCTGGATGAACTCCCACCTCGGTCGCGTCGGTTGCTCGATTTGCGGTACGTCGGAGAACGTTCAGCCGCCGAGATCGCTCGGGAAATGGGATCGACCAGCGGCTCAGTACGGGTCCTGCTGACACGTGCGCGTACGGCACTTGCCAGTTGCATCGCACGACGTCTTGCGGTGGAGAATCGGTAA